In Vicugna pacos chromosome 6, VicPac4, whole genome shotgun sequence, the DNA window TACttactgaaacagaaaacaagttgTATTTCTTCAAATTGTTCTTTGGACCAATAACATACTGTGACAAGTCAAGACTTTCTAGTGGGAAGTCCACAGATGTCTGCAATTTCTGCTTCCACCTGCCATCGTAGGAAAAACTGCAGAGCAAAACATTACAGCAATTACACTGACAGACCAAAGACATCAGAATGAACCCTAATTCATTCATAAACCATTTATAGATTTTCAGACAGGACCATAAAATCCATTTCAAACACACAAGCAGAATTTTAATGCTAGAGGGACCTGTTAAAAGATACTtggtttcatttctgttttacaaatgcagaaactgaggtgcagagacaTTACATCTTGCTGGAGTGGTAGAGGTGAGGCCACCCCTTGGTCCCTTAATCCCTAGGCCAGCTAGAGCTGTTGGCTGAGTCGTCTACAAAGGGAAAAAGTTATGAAAACCCCCAGTTACAATGCTAAACCACAGAAGTACAGAGGAAAGACAGAGAACTGTTCTAGATTTAAGCTTGTACTTTTGGGGAAACTAGAGCTGAAATTGCAAGCACAGACTCGTGATTGAAACAGTGGCATTCCATTATCCTGGCATTCTCTGCACCTTTAAATACCAAAGTACTGGTATTTTGGTTGGTGTAATATGGctatttcagaattattttttttgaaatggaATTCTGAACTATTCGTATTTTTAGATATTCTCCAAGGGTAATACGCaggattaaaaattttaacagaacAAATGCATAACCATTTATAGAATATTTATACCTCCACAATCCTCAAAGACAACTGATGTAACAAGCTTTTGTTAGAAAATTTACACAAGAGGAATTTGAATATGTCAATGTTGAAATTAACATAAGTCATTGGCTAAGAATCTCCAATAATATTAgatgaaacaaaaaatttaaaaatgttttctttgaaacaaaaattactgctCTCAATAAAAAGGAAACTTCCTTTTAAAAAGGTTTTCCTAAAGTGACTCAAAGTTATCACTACACAGATGGATATTACAGAGACAAGGAAATCAGAGCAAAAGACTGGGCACATGTTTATAACTCTCTAGCCATTCTTCTACTGCTGTTGGGCCAGATCTTTTTCATCAGCTGGAAAAATCTGGACAAAAACAGGTATGCACTCTACAACGACATCCTTaacaatttatctttaaaaattacactTAAAAACAAGTCACGTATTTCATTTTCAGCACAGTATTAAATCTTTTGTTATGTTTGGTTTCTTGTTTGAATGATAAATATCTGCTAATATGTGTTGAagttatacattatttttatacattttcaatGCCTGTTttgtaatgattttaaaattttacatttgaaatgCAGTAATTtagtttcactgatttttaaagatGGAATTACATCAAAGAGTGGCTGATGCTGTCAATTTGCTGTTACTGCAAACGCTAAGGTGAACTGGAGTCTCATCACTTCTGCCTTACAGCCAAGAGACACCGTAACCACATAATCTTCCATTGTTACACACCCTAAGCAGGCACTACAACAAAATGTTTAGAATTAAAGATTAGAATTCCTTCATCTAAAGGGTATTGAGCAGGTAGAAAAATTCGTCCTTTTTACCGTTTCAGATGCACTAAAAGCACAGGGGGCAACTTCcagatttctattttctttagcGAATCCCGTCGAGCTCTGCAATGACTGCAGTAAAACCTGTTGTTGTCAgttagtttttcttctttggaaaatagtcTAAGGCAGTCCTGTAGGCAAAAACAAGTAGTAgatactcattaatacatattttcaacATAGTATCACTGAGCATCTCTTCAGTAAGATACTGTGCCAGCCATAAGGAACACAACAGCAACTATCACAAAACAGTTCCCGCCCCAAGTGCACGACCTAGTGAGGAAGGCTGATGGGAGCCCACAGTTACAGAGTGCGGTGAGTGGCGGTGCTGCCGGTGGTGGAGGGAAGAAGTCCTGCGTGTCCTGGAGGCTCAGGGAACTTCTGCTGGAGGAAATAACACTCTCGAGGAAGCTAACACTGAAGGTGTCAACAAGCTAAGAAACTGCTGTGTGGAAAACGGGGTATTTATTTGATATCCCCATGGAATTCTTATAAAACGTGGACCTAAATTAAAGTCAACATACAATCTTTCAAATCAACTTTTAAAACTTCAATAAATGTGCAGTTAAAGAAATATATTATTGAGATcaactctgaaatattttatagaaaatatcttttaaaagtaaaaattaatctACACAGgcctaattaaaacaaaatttgtgtGTGGGTTTTAACCTATACAATGTTTATAGGGGTAAACAACAAATTGCTGAATAAAGGACATCTGTATGTGCATATAaacaatttttctgttatttctctCAGTCCTAAACTTACCTGTAATGTACATTTACTCGTAGATGCTAGTGGTAGAGACAAATACATGAAGGCCTCAAATGTCCTAGACTTTTTGTGACAGGTGAGGCACTGTACTGTGGATTTAAACTGACCCTGAAAAAGTGCAACAATAATAGACTCATTGAGCTGCTTGTGTTTCTGCCAAGCATGTTCTGCAGCTTTAAAATCATCGAGAtgatcattattttcttctttatgtctcTTCCGATTATCAGCCTAGAAATAAGATTTAAACTCTGTTAATATCCTGAAGTCAACAGTTAAATACACAACTGAAAGAGTGTATTAAATACAAACACTGCAGATTTAGAAACACTTCTGGTTCTTCTCATAAAGGAGTTCTAATCTCATCAAGTGCTACAAAAAAGTTCCAACCAAAAAAGCCTTCCCAGATCCCCAAAACCCACTTTACAAAAGGGTGCAACTTGCTGCAGTTTCttaataaattttcatttaagCTGAAAAGTCTGGTTTTGAAGAGAAGACACCCCACATATCTCGGAGTCAGGGCTACAACTAGACATGATACTTCGTTGTCCTCGTCTCACGGGTGGAGACACTGTCTccacacacacaacatacatcCACACATCCtcacatacacatgtgtgtgcgtatgtgtgcatgtgtatatatgttcgtTGGTAAGAAAAGTGATCCCAAAGGTATCTGAAAGAGCACAGCTTGGTCCTAAAAAGAAGCCACAGTATACAGACAACCTGGTTATTTATGTAGAGACAGATGCCTCAGTAACTTTTCACATGGCTCTTTTGGGCGCATGGGTCACACACACAGTATCTCCAACAACTATTTTTACAAATTTACAACAACCTTTACAAATTTCTCACCATAATACAACCTGTTAACATTTTAGTAAGtaaatataaattgtatataCTTCCTTTCAAATATTAAACCTATCAGATGTATTTTATAGTTCCATGCTATAGCACAAAGTCACTAGATTTGAATCAGTTAGCACTGAACAATCACcaagtataatttaaaattgcTATAAAAATGAGTACAGTGCTGAGCAGCCCTAAAGAGTCTTTGCAATTTAGAAATATCAAATTACTTACTTTATTAAGATCTTCATGGAGACCATCCATTAGGAACAGAAGCAGTTCTTGTGAATCTTGCTGGCTGTATCCCGCAAACTGGTCATTGATCTTCCCAATGGTGATTTTAAAGTCTTTCGGGCTGATATACCTATACTGTCCTGTCCACAGGGCTTTCATGATTATGCCGAATTCTTCCGCCACTTCACCTTTATGCCCCAACAAATTTGACCTTTGCAATTAAGAGTTaccaaaaaaaagcaataaaggaAATTATATAAAGTCAAGTTACAGTGGGTTCTTGATATCAACCTTAAACTATTCACATGCTCTACCCTAAAGCACTTATTTACAGGTTTATTACCACATACACAACTGAAATCGTACTTTGATTATACCCTCCAGCTTGCTTCTTTAGGCTGCCAGCCCTGCACTGTCTCCTCTATCAACAGGCTCCAGTTTATGACAGTGAGGATCCGCCTTCTTGCATTGTTCCTTTACTGTATGTCCTTTACCAATTAGAGGAGGCTTTCCTCTCCATCGTTCTTAAGAACAAAGATATATTCCTCTTCCGTAATTTGACTTCTCTGGAGATGGGTGGTAAGTACATGTGATCAGATCacccttttaattttatattgcaAAAAGTATGAAATTTCTTTACCTGTTAATATCATCCTGATAACAGTTGCGGTTGAAATAATCAGCCAAATGTGGGGCATTACAGAGGCACTGTAGTATTGAGTTCATGTAACAAGTATTTCCTAAATTACGAAGTCCAGTGAGAGCTGGTCCAGATCCTCCAAAAACAGGATTGAGGTTCCGAATCTGAGAAGCAGAAAGCCTTGTGATCTCAGCCTTAGGGTAGCTTGTTGGCCTGAGGAAGACAAAATGTACAAGATATCTTAAGATGCTCAGCATCTGAAATTAAAGTTCATGCTACAAAGGGCAGCAAGCTCCAGCGCCTGTACCACGGGACACAGTAATCTCGCAAATAGGTATTAAGTTAGCTCATAAGGTTCTCAGTCTTATAGGACGTTTAGCATCTAGGTAACACTGGTTATATTCTGTGACCCTCCCATGAGACAAATAACTTTAACCTCCTATGTGGGTCCATGGTTCTTAAGGAAACCCTGAGATAGATTCTCTGGCTTCTCATGAACAGGTAGAGTCTTCTAGTAGAGAAGGCTCTTTCAAACTTCCTTAAATGATCCCAGGAAGTTTAGCATCACCAAATGTTGAATTCAACCAGAATGCCAAACAAGGaataaacaaatatgtatatgtacatattgcAGAGTAAATAGCAAGGAGGCAGAGGTTATCTGGGTACTACAACCTAAAGTCTAGAGCTGTGCTGACAAATACAGTAGTAACCACTAGCCACagatggctatttaaatttaaaataaaattaaaactttagcTCCTCAGTTACACTAGCCACAATTCAAAATCACCACCACCATACTAGACTGCACTGGACTGGAGGATGCCTCCAAGACTTCTGTTACTTAATGTATCTGATTCATATGTGGAACTGCTAGCACTGCTACAGTTAGGAGAAAACTCCTAACTGATGGCTCTTTCTTTCATGACTAATCTTAAGCATATTTCCAACCTCTGAAAGGAATCCTGAGAGCAAATTAAACTATTTTTCAATCAGCTTTTGTGTATAGATGGCTCCGGTGTATGCACTCATGTGCTCTTTCTCCGgtcaatacataaataaaaaaatacataaactgcataagctatagtttttaaaactttcaaattAACCAACTTTAATAATGACTCAAGAAAATTAAATCTCACCAGTTTTAACAGTGAGCCCTAAAATCTGTGACTAGATTTACAGAATTTACAACAGCTCCTCTAGGTAAGTGCCCTCCTGGGCAGGGTAAGGTCTCAAGAGGAAAACATATTAACTACTTTTGGGGAAACCTGAAGGGGCCAAAAAGATAGCCTAGTTAGAATTCCTTAGCAATTAAGAGAGTGTATATTATAAATAGAAACATCCATTTATTTCCACTTCCATCTATCTCACATCCCCCAAAATTAATGATCAGAAGTGGTAGGCAGGCTTGAAAATTATCTTCTCATAACCCCAACAATCAAAGCCAGGATCATCAGAGTATTCAAAAAGGGGTAAAGTCAGGAATACATCTAAATGAGATACTGTTTGGGGAAAACTTAAATGAATCTATTGATCACTACTTGTGAACAGAGTAACAAATGCaatgagggaaaagggaaaagaataagGATTAGAAGCAGATATACACTATAACGCTTATTATTTTAATACCATGTAAGTTTGCTCCGACattactgagttttaaaaaaatttggaatTTGAGAGCTGCAGTAAGATACACTCAACAATCCTACAAATTATGGCCCTCAAAGGGAGACTCAGGGATCACAGGAGGTTTATGAAAAACTTTTAGGCAGTCTATGGCACCCTGCCTTAAACTGTAACAAGGTATACACTTTTATATCTACTTATAATACTCTGTGATATATTTAAGTTAGTACTTGGGAGAAATACCAAAGacatttaatccatttatttctttttctctctatagAAAATAACAATGGCTGATACAGCCATCCACTGAAATTTCTGACTCCCTGACACTAATAAACTGATATATTTAGAGCAAAAGTTTTCAAACGTAGCAGATTATTTCAGTTTGAGGAGTTAGGATAAACTTACTTGTTTTCCCGATTAACTGTGGGAGTTACCGCTggcttcctcttctcttcctcttgaaTGGCCTGGGTTATGTCTGGGGAGGAGTAGGAGCGCTTCAGTTTGGACGGTTCTCTATCCCGCTCAGCAGGAAGCTGTGGCTTGGCTTTATGAGTTGGAGGGGTGGAAGGAGGTGCAGATGAAGGAGCCATTTCCGGTGGATACATATGAACAGTGTTGGTGGGCGAATGATAATAACGAAAAGTTCCAGTGATAGGGTCAAGGAACTTTagatggaggagggagaaaacataagtcaaaattCAATGAACATTAAGTGAACCAAAAAAATCACTCAAAAGTATTCCATTGCTAAATTTACTTTTGGATTAAAAGAATCTGAATAAGATGGTGATAATTACTTCTATAAATAAACTTTCAAAGaattttaggttttaaaatgATACACTATTTCTAAATGACAAATGTCAGGATGCTATTATATATATTGTAGCCAGCATCCCAGATTGGATATTGAGAAACCTAACCCTGCTGTAATTAGAGAAATGAACTATGTTTTCTATAATGAAGAAATTCTGCATTAGAGAGatgtagaataaacaaataaatgtgtgtgtgtgtgtgtgtgtttttttttttttaaacagggacTAAGTTACTTATTTCTGTGCTAATTTTGAGTTTTACCTTGGCCCAGCCTGAAGGCAGTCCTGGTACGATCCTCCCCATTTCTTCACTTCGCGCTCTTGTTAAAGGCTCTCGAgtctagaaaaacaaacaaaataaaaaagatttttaaattaaattttgccATATACAGTGTAAGTTACTTGTACCAAAGAACCAAAAAGCCTGTGTTGGCTGcccttaatatttttttaaaacaaattcaaagATAAAGAATTATATGCTTTCTCAAGCCTAATGTTACCACAGCAAGGGGAAGGTATGTGTGTGCACAAGCCTATGACGGTGgttttttaaagttcttctggaaaaacaaaaacacaaagataATTCCACTTTAGGTGTCaaccccaaagaaatgaaaacatattttcaaaCAAAGACTTGAATGCAaacgttcatagcagcgttaCTCATAACAGCCCCAAAGCAGAAGCAATCTAATGTCCATCAAATATGGTATAACCACACAagggaacactactcagcaacAAAAGGAAACTACTGATCCATGGTACAATATGCATGAGCCTCAAAACAGTACGCTAGGTGAATGAAGACACATGCAAGAGaccgtatatatgtatatgatgcCTAGAGGAGGCAAATCTATGGAGACAAAAATTAGATTCATGGTTGCCTGAAGCTTGAAGGTAGTAATGGGGAGTGACTACTAACTGGCACAGAGATCTTTTCggtgtgatggaaatgttctaaaattggattgAGTCAAAACTGTTTTGTAACTCTGAACTGAACTGTACACgaaaaaagggtgaattttatggtatgcaaattatacctcaataaagctcttaaacaaaaacaaaggcaaagatgTTTCTGTAAAAGgcctaaatatttaaaaaaactgtgATGAAATGCCACTTTGTGGCATTACGTATATTCACACCACAGTGCAGCCAATCCCTAGAActctcttcatcttgcaaaactaaaattCTGTACCCATTTAAACAACAATTCCCCACTCCTCCCATCCCCAAGTTCCTGGCAATTACCACTCTATTTCCTGCCTCTCTGAATTTGACTAGTCTAGGTActctatataaatgaaatcacagaGTATTTCTTCTCTTGTTACtggcctatttcacttagcatatcctcaaggttcatccatgtcagaatttcctttctaaaggctgactaatattccattgtatgtacataccACATCTTTTATATATTCCTCTGCtgatggatacttgggttgtttccatctcgtgcctattatgaataatactctATAAAAATGGGTGTATAAATATCTTCTTGAGaacctgctttcaattcttttggatatacgTCCAGAAGTAGAACTGCTGGACACACAGTAAGGCTTAAGTATCTTTTAATtccataaaataaatagaatatagtGTTGTACTTTAAATAGGAAGAAAGCATCTATGCCCTTTAGCATATATAAATAGATCAatcaagtaaaaataaagaaaaagctaTCAAAGATAGCGAAGATTCCCACAGAGAGTAGTTCTGAAGACAGAAGATGATGATACAGCAGAGATAACCACATGATTATAATCCAtgtttgtttggtctttttttccccaacccAGTGAACTACTGCTTACTTTGTTTCTTTCAGTGTCTTCTGTATTGTTTCTAAAAGTTCCAGTCTTTAGAATTCCACTTTCTGGCTGTCCTTTAATCTTAACAGGCTGTGAAATGACTaaaatcaaagtaaaacaaaacttcAACTTTACCCCAGTATAAACCTACCTATCACTTGCTAATGCAAGCAAGTCCATCAGACTGaaaatgtaaaaagagaaaaaaatgagggctttggaagttttttttaaaattttattgtcaAATTAGATAGTTTTTAATTAAAGGTGGCAGGGCCCATGTGGGATTTCCTAACACTAAAGGTAAAGAACTAAGAAACTTTGATGAatcatgaggggaaaaaagatgcAAATCACAGTGGATTATGAAGCATTCATTCATAAACTACAGTGAAGTATAAGATGTCGGTCATTACTGTGTACTGACCATAGCCTTTTGTGAGCACTATCCTTTTACATAACTCTTATGATTTTGGTTACCTTGAAAGTGGTCatcctttaaaaacattaatgTATTATGAAAGAGATTATAGAATTTCATACAGAACAATATTCAAAAGGGCAAAATCCATCTTACATCCTCTTGGaacttagttttttttaaaattcactttaattttacagattattttagaaacaagaataaagtagaaatttttaaatctgtgataatttaaataaaatttattccaGAATAAATTACACAGTTTGCCAACTTTTAAAAGGACTATACAATAAATGCAACCTTAACTATTCTTCACGTATTACATTATAGGAAACATAAAAAACTACACATGATCACCTCAGGGCTGTTTAGACTTGTAGGGCTATTTGGCTTCTATAATACTAAATGACCCTAGATATATGAATGCTTAAAGTTCTTAAGACTGCCTGCCTCTAAGTGTATCAAGATAGAAAGTGGCTTTGGAATCTCAGTGCATATGTGATTCATctgcaaattacttaatctctaaacttcaatttcatttgtaaatTGAATACTTCATGGAGCTGTCATTAGGAGGAATAAGTAAGATAATGTAGAAAACAATCTGGTATGTAGTAGCTacataatgaataatatttaaattgTAAGAGCTCTTAAGTTCTGATTCTATGAATATAaagttatatatgaatataaagaGAATTTTAGAACATGGGCTTCATTTCCCTAACCCGGAGTGTTTAGAAGGTTTTTGCATGTGAGCTTTATCTTTGATAACTGAAGTTACCAGATAAGTGTTCCCTGGATAAATGTGGCATTAGTGTGAATTGTTAATTTCTTGTGTATGCCAGAATTGCTACCTGAGAGATACCAAAATTAACATTCAATAAAGATGGCATTTCATCTTCCATCAGAATTCGCATTTACACCACCAAAAATATacttccatttacatgaaatgtaaaAAGGGTTATAGCTGTTCTTGCTATTATAAAAACTTACTTATCTGCAGATGACATACTACACACAGAAAATCCTGAAGACGCCACCAAAGATGAACGCAacaattgaatcactatgctgtgtaacaggaactaacatagtgttgtagatcagttatacttcaaaaacaaacaaactcagaaaaagagaccagatttgtggttaccagaggtgggaggTAGGGGAAGGggaaactggatgaaggcagtcaaaacgtacaaacttccagttataagtactaggaatgtaatgtacaacacgactaatataattaacactactgtatattatatactgttgttaagaaagtaaatcctaagagttctcatcatacACACagaatgtttctatttctttaattctgtatcatttgagatgatggatgttcattaaacttattgtgataattatttcatgacgtatgtaagtcaaatcattatgctgtacatcttaaacttacacagtactgtatgtcaattatatctcaataaaaccggaagaaaaaaaatatggtagactaaaaaaaacactaaaagacATATTTAGTGTTCAAAAGGGAAAGGCAATTCTTAATTTGCATAAGAGACCCAAAAAACCATGAAAAGTATGCATGGTGTTATTAggttaaaaaagaataacaacaaaaaaatctccaaaattATGTGAGTAAATGTTGGGGAATAGCCAAGGGCAGTATTAATGGTGTTACTGCCAATATTATTGATTAGATGAATCTACAAACAAAATGACATAGACCTGaccaaaaaaaatcattatacaCAAAGATAAATGTTGGTTCATTTAGATGTCACTGATTTTGGACATATTTTAAGCAGATACAAACCCTATCAcataaatatctgaaaaaaagacTTCCCTGATCCCTAAGACCAGCCAATAAACCTAATTCCTCCATTCTAGGATCAGAGGATTGTATTTCATTCTCATCTTTTGATGATCAAACATGaagcataaaaatgaaaatgttgggggagggtatagctcaactggtagagcacatgcttagcatgcacaaggtcctgggttcgatccccagtatctcctctaaaaataaataaacctaattacctcctcccctcaaagttaaaaaaaaaatacaataagtaaaatattttttaaaaaatgaagaatgtaGCTATTTATCTCAATTATCAAAAACATATTGCATTTGCATAAACACAAAAAGCACTTTTATTTCCAACCAAAGAAGAGTAGGTAAGCCAATGTAGGTGGATCAGTACAAATCTAGGTATCACCTCCTAGAAACTACTTAAAATGTCTGCCCTGTTTATGGAATGCTACTGGTGTCATCTTTTTATATACATCTTATTACACTTCATTGGCAATGTATACTGTTTGTTTCTGCTTACCTTGCCTGAACTCGAGTCGCCTGCCACAGAGGCGGAGGGCACATCTCCCGTTGACTTTTTCTGCGCTTCTAGGTTTGGACACCTTTTCCCCTTATCTTCCACAGATTTCTTGGCATCAGCAGTTTCTTGTTCACTCTTACTTTGTCTTTTTACTCCTGTTAGTTCTCTGCCCCTCTCTGCTGAGATTTCTCTATCTTCTTTCTTGGCCTGttcactttctctcttttctatttgttcttttgctttttgttgcttctctgtgatttcattttcttcagcttcctgtttctttctgtctttttgttcttgttcttccctcctcagtttctctttctgttcctcttgctgtctttctctaagttctttctcctttttgtttttttccatgaGAAGAGCAGTTTCTGCATGAATACgagctttttcttcatctgttaacaTGGCAGTTGGAGGGGGAAATACTGGCTTTGTGGATCGATCAGGAACAACTTTTCCATTCTGAGGAGGCTGTTGCTCCTGATCTGTACTTTCAGATTTTACTCTATGATCTTCAGGCAGTTTGATGGCTGGTTTTTTAGTACGATCAATCTATATCAACAAAAACAGCGAAAAACATACTTTTGTCAAAATCCAGGAATGTAGTGTCAGTTTTTGATATCAAGTTGTGATAAAAGATCCATTACTTTGTGGAGACAACATCTgccaaaacattgtaaattatcCAATGTCAAGACTTCTCATAAGGCACTT includes these proteins:
- the USP8 gene encoding ubiquitin carboxyl-terminal hydrolase 8 isoform X2, which gives rise to MKYVTVYNLIKKRPDFKQQQDYFHSILGPANIKKAIEEAERLSESLKLRYEEAEVRKKLEEKDRQEKEQLQKQRRQEVGREDGGTSAKSSLENVLDSKDKTQKINGEKSEKSETTEKGTVIAKELYTMMMDKDISLIIMDARRMQDYQDSHISNSLSVPEEAISPGVTASWIEANLPDDSKDTWKKRGNVDYVVLLDWFSSAKDLQLGTTLRSLKDALFKWESKTVLRNEPLVLEGGYENWLLCYPQYTTNAKVTPPPRGKNEEVSISLDFTYPSLEESVPSKPAAQMPPPVEVNENIELVNSQDERMGPLNISAPAEPIAASKSDVSPVIHPVPIIKNVPQIDRTKKPAIKLPEDHRVKSESTDQEQQPPQNGKVVPDRSTKPVFPPPTAMLTDEEKARIHAETALLMEKNKKEKELRERQQEEQKEKLRREEQEQKDRKKQEAEENEITEKQQKAKEQIEKRESEQAKKEDREISAERGRELTGVKRQSKSEQETADAKKSVEDKGKRCPNLEAQKKSTGDVPSASVAGDSSSGKTREPLTRARSEEMGRIVPGLPSGWAKFLDPITGTFRYYHSPTNTVHMYPPEMAPSSAPPSTPPTHKAKPQLPAERDREPSKLKRSYSSPDITQAIQEEEKRKPAVTPTVNRENKPTSYPKAEITRLSASQIRNLNPVFGGSGPALTGLRNLGNTCYMNSILQCLCNAPHLADYFNRNCYQDDINRSNLLGHKGEVAEEFGIIMKALWTGQYRYISPKDFKITIGKINDQFAGYSQQDSQELLLFLMDGLHEDLNKADNRKRHKEENNDHLDDFKAAEHAWQKHKQLNESIIVALFQGQFKSTVQCLTCHKKSRTFEAFMYLSLPLASTSKCTLQDCLRLFSKEEKLTDNNRFYCSHCRARRDSLKKIEIWKLPPVLLVHLKRFSYDGRWKQKLQTSVDFPLESLDLSQYVIGPKNNLKKYNLFSVSNHYGGLDGGHYTAYCKNAARQRWFKFDDHEVSDISVSSVKSSAAYILFYTSLGPRATDVAT
- the USP8 gene encoding ubiquitin carboxyl-terminal hydrolase 8 isoform X1 — its product is MPAVASVPKELYLSSSLKDLNKKTEVKPEKISTKNYVQSALKIFKTAEESRLDRDEERAYVLYMKYVTVYNLIKKRPDFKQQQDYFHSILGPANIKKAIEEAERLSESLKLRYEEAEVRKKLEEKDRQEKEQLQKQRRQEVGREDGGTSAKSSLENVLDSKDKTQKINGEKSEKSETTEKGTVIAKELYTMMMDKDISLIIMDARRMQDYQDSHISNSLSVPEEAISPGVTASWIEANLPDDSKDTWKKRGNVDYVVLLDWFSSAKDLQLGTTLRSLKDALFKWESKTVLRNEPLVLEGGYENWLLCYPQYTTNAKVTPPPRGKNEEVSISLDFTYPSLEESVPSKPAAQMPPPVEVNENIELVNSQDERMGPLNISAPAEPIAASKSDVSPVIHPVPIIKNVPQIDRTKKPAIKLPEDHRVKSESTDQEQQPPQNGKVVPDRSTKPVFPPPTAMLTDEEKARIHAETALLMEKNKKEKELRERQQEEQKEKLRREEQEQKDRKKQEAEENEITEKQQKAKEQIEKRESEQAKKEDREISAERGRELTGVKRQSKSEQETADAKKSVEDKGKRCPNLEAQKKSTGDVPSASVAGDSSSGKTREPLTRARSEEMGRIVPGLPSGWAKFLDPITGTFRYYHSPTNTVHMYPPEMAPSSAPPSTPPTHKAKPQLPAERDREPSKLKRSYSSPDITQAIQEEEKRKPAVTPTVNRENKPTSYPKAEITRLSASQIRNLNPVFGGSGPALTGLRNLGNTCYMNSILQCLCNAPHLADYFNRNCYQDDINRSNLLGHKGEVAEEFGIIMKALWTGQYRYISPKDFKITIGKINDQFAGYSQQDSQELLLFLMDGLHEDLNKADNRKRHKEENNDHLDDFKAAEHAWQKHKQLNESIIVALFQGQFKSTVQCLTCHKKSRTFEAFMYLSLPLASTSKCTLQDCLRLFSKEEKLTDNNRFYCSHCRARRDSLKKIEIWKLPPVLLVHLKRFSYDGRWKQKLQTSVDFPLESLDLSQYVIGPKNNLKKYNLFSVSNHYGGLDGGHYTAYCKNAARQRWFKFDDHEVSDISVSSVKSSAAYILFYTSLGPRATDVAT